A part of Amphiprion ocellaris isolate individual 3 ecotype Okinawa chromosome 16, ASM2253959v1, whole genome shotgun sequence genomic DNA contains:
- the zmiz1a gene encoding zinc finger MIZ domain-containing protein 1a isoform X2 — MNTLPSMDRHIQQTNDRLQCIKQHLQNPANFHSAATELLDWCGDPRAFQRPFEQSLMGCLTVVSRVAAQQGFDLDLGYRLLAVCAANRDKFTPKSAALLSSWCEELGRLLLLRHQKNRQNEPQGKVPMQPSMNSMKPGLTHSDGSFPYDSVPWQQNTNQPPGSLSVVTTVWGVTNTSQSQVLGNPMANSNNPMNPGGNPMGSGMSASAAGLNSPQFNAQQQQFPNKGGSNQSYMQQGMYGRPGYPGGPGGYSGSYSGGPNAPPGGMGMTSHTRPPGDFTQPAAAAAAAAVAAAAATATATATATVAALQETQNKDMNQYGQMCPSFQMGPAPAYNSQFMNQPGPRGPPGGMNPASMGSAMNNPNMSGPPMAMNQARTPGMAPFGAHSQRMPQQGYPGGPRQGMPMQGMKRPYPGEGGYAGQQYGPNSQFQPQQGQYPTANASRPLPSPNYPSQRMPGQQGQGQYTPGMPMGQYYKQEPFNGQSTNFSGGGYSYSQGNGPPRPGNYPHSPVPGNPTPPMTPGSSIPPYLSPNQDVKPPFPPDMKPNMTALPLPPTNPNEELRLTFPVRDGVVLEPFRLEHNLAVSNHVFHLRPSVHQTLMWRSDLELQFKCYHHEDRQMNTNWPASVQVSVNATPLTIERGDNKTSHKPLHLKHVCQPGRNTIQITVTACCCSHLFVLQLVHRPSVRSVLQGLLKKRLLPAEHCITKIKRNFSSVAASAGNTTLNGEDGVEQTAIKVSLKCPITFRRIQLPARGHDCKHVQCFDLESYLQLNCERGTWRCPVCNKTALLEGLEVDQYMWGILNAIQNSEFEEVTIDPTCSWRPVPIKSELHIKEDPDGPLAKRFKTMSPSQMTMPNVMEMIAQLGPGPGPGPGPGPGPGPSPYPPHPGQHASGNGGDYPGAGNSYHSQGNFDFPHGNPSGGGVSGGGPPMNDFIHGPQLSHPPDGPGGLLSQDKPLNHGMNDAMSHSDQSHNSMQQSLHASPLPGSQTGPPLHHSGQSGQPLHHSSQSSQPPRQSQPQPQHPGQNSHPHSDLSFNPSSDGQMGQGAQDMPEPSLDLLPELANPEELLSYLDPPDLPANSNDDLLSLFENN; from the exons CCCTGCTGTCGTCGTGGTGCGAGGAGCTGGGTCGCCTCCTCCTGCTGCGTCACCAGAAGAACAGGCAGAACGAGCCACAGGGAAAAGTGCCCATGCAGCCCAGCATGAACAGCATGAAGCCCGGCCTCACACACAG TGATGGATCATTTCCCTATGACTCTGTCCCCTGGCAACAAAACACCAACCAGCCCCCTGGGTCATTGTCTGTGGTCACAACAGTGTGGGGTGTGACCAACACGTCACAGAGTCAG GTGCTGGGTAACCCAATGGCGAACAGCAAtaaccccatgaatcctggggGGAACCCTATGGGATCGGGTATGTCTGCCAGTGCAGCAGGGCTCAATTCACCACAGTTTAATGCTCAACAGCAACAGTTCCCAAACAAAGGAGGTTCAAACCAATCGTACATGCAGCAGGGTATGTACGGCAGGCCTGGCTACCCTGGAGGTCCCGGGGGATACAGCGGGAG tTACTCTGGAGGCCCGAACGCCCCACCGGGAGGTATGGGAATGACCTCCCACACACGTCCTCCTGGTGATTTCACTcagccagctgctgctgctgcagctgcggctgttgctgccgctgctgctacAGCGACAGCCACGGCAACGGCTACTGTGGCAGCTCTGCAGGAGACCCAGAATAAAGATATGAACCAGTATGGACAG ATGTGTCCATCGTTCCAAATGGGCCCTGCTCCAGCCTACAATAGCCAGTTCATGAACCAGCCAGGCCCGCGAGGGCCCCCTGGAGGGATGAATCCAGCCAGCATGGGATCAGCCATGAACAACCCTAATATGAGTGGGCCTCCAATGGCCATGAACCAGGCTCGAACCCCAGGCATGGCGCCTTTTGGAGCTCACAGCCAAAGGATGCCTCAGCAAGGGTATCCCGGAGGACCTCGGCAGGGCATGCCCATGCAGGGGATGAAGAGGCCGTATCCTGGGGAG GGAGGTTACGCCGGTCAACAGTATGGGCCAAACAGTCAGTTCCAACCGCAGCAGGGACAGTACCCAACAGCAAATGCCTCCAGGCCACTGCCATCTCCTAACTACCCCAGCCAGAGGATGCCAGGGCAGCAGGGCCAAGGACAGTACACACCTGGCATGCCCATGGGCCAGTACTACAAG CAAGAGCCTTTTAATGGTCAAAGCACCAACTTCTCTGGTGGTGGATACTCCTACAGCCAAGGCAATGGG CCCCCCAGGCCCGGTAACTACCCCCACTCACCAGTCCCTGGAAACCCCACACCCCCTATGACCCCAGGAAGTAGTATTCCTCCGTATCTGTCGCCAAACCAGGATGTGAAGCCCCCGTTTCCACCCGACATGAAACCAAATATGACAGCGCTTCCGCTTCCTCCAA CTAACCCCAATGAGGAACTGCGGTTGACGTTCCCAGTCAGGGACGGAGTGGTGCTGGAACCGTTCCGCTTGGAGCACAACCTGGCTGTCAGTAACCACGTCTTCCACCTCCGACCCTCCGTCCACCAGACCCTCATGTGGAG GTCAGATCTTGAGCTGCAGTTTAAGTGCTACCACCACGAAGACAGGCAAATGAACACCAACTGGCCCGCCTCCGTCCAGGTCAGCGTCAACGCCACGCCCCTCACCATCGAGAGGGGAGACAACAAAACCTCCCACAAACCCCTGCACCTGAAGCACGTATGCCAACCCGGGAGGAACACCATCCAAATTACAGTCACCGCCTGCTGTTGT TCCCACCTGTTCGTGCTTCAGCTGGTCCACAGGCCATCTGTGCGATCCGTCCTCCAGGGGCTCCTGAAAAAGAGACTCCTTCCTGCAGAACACTGCATCACCAAGA TTAAGAGGAACTTCAGCAGCGTTGCGGCCTCGGCAGGCAACACCACTCTTAACGGGGAAGACGGCGTGGAGCAGACAGCCATCAAAGTGTCGCTGAAATGTCCCATTACCTTCCGACGCATCCAGCTACCCGCACGAGGGCACGACTGCAAACACGTCCAG TGCTTTGATCTGGAGTCCTACTTGCAGCTCAATTGTGAGAGGGGGACATGGAGGTGTCCTGTGTGCAA TAAAACAGCATTATTAGAAGGTCTGGAGGTGGACCAGTACATGTGGGGAATCCTCAATGCCATCCAAAA TTCAGAGTTTGAGGAGGTTACTATAGACCCCACGTGTAGCTGGCGACCCGTCCCCATTAAATCTGAGCTACACATCAAAGAGGACCCCGACGGACCGCTGGCCAAACGTTTTAAAACCATGAGCCCGAGTCAGATGACCATGCCCAATGTGATGGAGATGATCGCCCAGTTAGGCCCCGGTCCTGGCCCAGGACCTGGACCTGGCCCCGGACCAGGTCCCAGCCCCTACCCGCCACACCCAGGTCAACACGCTAGTGGCAACGGGGGAGATTACCCCGGAGCAG GCAACAGTTACCACAGCCAAGGGAACTTTGACTTTCCTCACGGGAACCCCTCTGGTGGTGGAGTCAGTGGAGGAGGTCCCCCTATGAATGACTTCATCCATGGCCCTCAGCTTTCTCACCCCCCAGATGGGCCTGGTGGTCTCCTCTCCCAGGACAAGCCTCTCAATCATGGCATGAATGATGCA ATGTCCCATTCCGATCAGTCCCATAACTCCATGCAGCAGAGCTTGCATGCGTCTCCCCTCCCCGGCAGCCAAACAGGGCCGCCCTTACATCACAGTGGCCAGTCAGGGCAACCCTTGCATCACAGCAGCCAATCGTCGCAGCCGCCTCGCCAGTCCCAGCCGCAGCCTCAGCATCCTGGGCAGAACAGTCACCCCCACAGCGATCTGAGCTTTAACCCCTCCTCAGATGGGCAGATGGGTCAGGGAGCCCAGGATATGCCCGAACCCTCCCTGGAT CTGCTTCCAGAGCTGGCCAATCCAGAAGAGTTACTCTCATACCTGGACCCTCCCGACCTTCCCGCCAACAGCAACGACgaccttctctctctttttgagAACAACTAG